atattctgataccattcaaCTGTGATTCATTGAGAGGAATTCATCACCAATTCTCTgattaactagattaattttttttaatcgaatcccaccctgAGATGAAGCCTGTTTGGGCTTTTCCCATGGTCAAGTTTAGCCATGGTTCAGTCGGGTTGGTACCATGAGTTGGACTCTTCTTGTTTGGTCTGCTCTGTGCAGGTCAGTTCTGGTGGGTCAGACTGAAAGCAGACATGAAGATCCACGAGAAGATTCTGACTCACTACCTGTCCTGCACCTCCCCGGTGGATAAAGAAGgttacctcttcaagaaggtctGTGACCACTGAAGGCATGTGGAGGGATGTGAAGCCTGACCCCAGCTGCTGCATCTCTCCACAGAAAAAGAGAACTGAAACGTTCCAGCGACGCTGGTTTGTCCTGAAGGGGAACCTGCTCTTCTACCAGGAGAGACCAGCTGACCGACATCTGCTAGGACTCATCGTCCTGGAAGGCTGCACTGTGGGCCGCTCCGACTGCACCGAGGAGTTCTCCTTCTCTGTGGTGTTTGATGCTCCTCAACTGAAGACCTACAGGTTGGCAGCCATTGACCGCCAAACTCGAGACAGTTGGGTCAAGACTCTGCAGTCGGCGAGCCACTGCTACCTGTCACTGCTCACCAGAGACCTGAAGAGGCAGTACCAAGGTGCGTGACGCTGAGAAAGACGAGACCTGGACTGGAGGAGAGcgccttctttctttcttctcctcagaaGCAAAGCAATGTCACGGTTCTGCCGGTGCCAGCTCCTTTGATCCAGTCTGGGATCTCAGTCCTGGGAGCCAGACCTCCAGACTCCAGACTCCTCCAGCAGCCATCAAGCAGACCAGAAGGTTCAGCGCTGGCCCTGTTCTACAGTCCACAAAGGTGGTGACCAGAAAGTCTCCAAAGGTCTGGGCCAGGAGAAACGCTCACGTCACTCCACTGAACGGACCAGCGCCGCTGTACGGAGAGTGGCCTCCTGTGGAATTTGATCCACTGGAGGAGTTTGGCAAGCTTCATGACTATTATGGTCGGGAGGTGCAGAAGGTTCGGGAGGACTGGCTGAGGAGCCGGCACATGGAAGAGGAGCCGGCGGATGAACATCTCATCGACTTTGACTGAAGGACACAAACTATGGAGAATAaacatcaaaaaacaaaacaagtctcGTTGTTTATAAAGCAACACTTGCAGCTTCACCATTAAACACAACACTAAAAATAACGGGCTCACTAAAAACACAGTATTTAACACGAATgagcagcagagggcgctgcagGCGGAGCTGCGAGCTGAGGCGCAGCAGCAACTTGATTCCC
The genomic region above belongs to Synchiropus splendidus isolate RoL2022-P1 chromosome 19, RoL_Sspl_1.0, whole genome shotgun sequence and contains:
- the pheta2 gene encoding sesquipedalian-1; the protein is MKIHEKILTHYLSCTSPVDKEGYLFKKKKRTETFQRRWFVLKGNLLFYQERPADRHLLGLIVLEGCTVGRSDCTEEFSFSVVFDAPQLKTYRLAAIDRQTRDSWVKTLQSASHCYLSLLTRDLKRQYQEAKQCHGSAGASSFDPVWDLSPGSQTSRLQTPPAAIKQTRRFSAGPVLQSTKVVTRKSPKVWARRNAHVTPLNGPAPLYGEWPPVEFDPLEEFGKLHDYYGREVQKVREDWLRSRHMEEEPADEHLIDFD